In Mycosarcoma maydis chromosome 20, whole genome shotgun sequence, the genomic stretch CGATACCCATTTCACTTGCAGCATGTGCTGTCTTGAGTTCTTGACGAAAAGCCGACCATGCTTCGTTGAGAACGTGTTGGCCCAAACCACCAGCTGCTTTCGATAGCTGTAAGAGGGACTGGCTGTCAAGCAAGGTCGGTTGCGGGCCAAAAACGATCACATAACCAGTTGCAGCATCTAGCGATGATGAACTGCTCGTGGTGTTGACGGATGGGGACCAGAGAGGCTCCAAAGGAGATGGTGCTCTCGACGGACAGAAGGACGTCACGGATGAGCTGGGTTCACTATAGCTTCGTTCAGAGCTCGGACTAGAGGAGTGGGAAGACATGATGTAAGATGTACGATTCGTTGTTCAAGTTGGCGAAAGCAGGTGAAGGAATGAGCTCGAGGGATAGGCGCAGAGAAAGAGAGCGTCGGGTGTTTCCCTGGACGACATCTCtggtattcgtgattctatATCTAGCCTCTACTACTCAAGTATGTATGGCCCAAGGAGGCTGGCACAAGCACCACAGAgtgttgagcgtcttgctccGCTATAGTGAGTAGTGAAAGTCACTACGTTGAGCCTCATTACTCTGCTCCAGGGTGAGCTACGAAAGCTTGCAGAGCTATCACCATGGGTTCGGCTTGGACTTGCTGATAgttactcacgactcaaaAATCACggatgattcgtgattcacgatttgaaaaaggaaagaaaaaaagagCCAGCAGAGCGCGATATGAAACATAAGAATGCACCGGGTACGACGTTTGATTTACAGATTGCGTCGTTACCCGGCCACTCACTATTTGTCGTTATCACTGACGACTGCGAGAAAGATACTTTGACCAGCACGCTTGAGCTATGCTTTGTCTTGGCCTTTTCCACCAGCAAACACTGGCAAGCAGTGTAGTTGCTTTCTGATTCTTGCTATAAGGAGGCAaagctcaagaagaagccgtGTCCGATGCTTTGGATGCCTTCGTTTGCACTATGATATTGGCAGGGTTACAATCGCCAATGCTCAGCAAAGCAGTGCTACTGAGTGTGGCTGCTTTTGCAACACTGCTTAGTTACACGTCGGCGTCCAGATTCATCAGCCCTGGCGTCAATTCGACCATCGATTTCGGTGAGTGGAAAGCCATGTCTTGCTGTGGATGACTGTACATTCCGATTAGTCTTCCATGGCACGTGAAGCTTTGTCTAATGACGAGTGGTGACTAAACTGCATCGACAGCCGGACAGCTTTTTCATCTGGAATACTATGGAGCAAGTAAGTCGACTTGCAGCACGAACCACTTTGCGCCTGAGGAACGACTAACGCAGGATACTCGTTTTGCTGTTTCTCGGCAGATGGCAACTTGAGCATGTCCATTTATGCCCAGCTGACCATCACGTCGCTAGCATTCGGATCAGAAGCAGTAGGATTGGATGCATCTAGGGTGCACGGCTATAGCTTGAGCCAGCCATTGAACTTGGCCACTGTATATCCAAACGCTTTTCAGCCGGATACTTCGGATGAGGATCGTGCAGCTTACAGATACAATGCATACGACTATAATCTGTCGCTAGCATCGCAGCCGCTTGACATCGACAGTGGCACGAGGTTGACGGCTTTTTAACAGTTTTGGAGGCATATACGGTGCCTTCGACTGTTAATGGGCTTCTATGGACGAATCGCGCCATGCTTCCCGTCCGCCTGTTGAAAAGCGATAGATGATTTCACAATTAACTTGacgacttgtgactctgactcacgactcgtggtTGTGACCAGGGGCTAAGGTCAAGAACAGAAGCAAGGGAAAGGGAACCCGGATCCGAAAGAACGAATGGTGGCCAGTACCGCCACTCGCTACTCATAGACACGGTCTTTCATGCTGCAAATTCGATCGGTGATTCAATACGCAGACATGCTTCCAATCCGAACAGCGTGCACGTTTGTTTCGAGTCTTTTGTACATGCGCGAAGTGAAAACAAGATGAGAATCTGTCTCCTGCCAGCAGGCTTGTGAAACAGTCGAACAAGCTTCTGCGGAACACTTAGCAGTAGAGACTTGATGAAAGTCTCAGACGGTAGTCTCTGGTGAGGCGAACATGAATTCTTTTGTGGGGCTAAGCGAGTGgaagattcgtgattctctaGACACCACACCAAGTTAAGGTATAAGTTGCTGTGAGTTGTGATGCTCAGTGCTGTGTCTTGGCATACCAGTTAGCACGCCTTCCCAAATGCCGAAATTTCCGGCACTTTGATGGCAGCTGTGTTCGATTTTGCCCAATTTAAGTTGCCAAgatgcaatcacgaatcacgaataggtTAAGTTGACAAGGCAGGAACAGCGCTTGTTGTTCGCGAGAACTCACAGCAAGGCTCTCTAACGATCGTGTCGTGTTGATCGACCCCCTCTGTTGATGTAACAATCAAGAATTCGTGAATATTTCCGTGCCGCCGTGCGCGTGATGATTGTGCGGTGTATCGTATATCGTGTATCGTGCGTGAATCGTGTGACGTGTATCATGTGGTATGCGTGTTGGGTGATGCTTGCTGGCTGTTGAGCGACGTAAAACTAACTCGCCAGTGTTGTTCCGGGTCATCAGTCGTTGCGTGGGTGTTGGGTTCACACGACACTCTTTTGCAGAGAGTCGCTGCACAGCTGCAGggtgcattcgtgataaGTTAACTAAAGttattcgcgattcacgattcatgtGTTGGCTGAGTCGGAAAACAGTCGGGATTGAGTTATGGAAAGTGCTCGCGCGgaccaatcacgaattgtgaacgtgaattgtgaacatgaatcgtgaatcgcgaatcgtgaatcacgaacgtACACGCGCCTTTGATTGTTGCTGTCTTTCCAACGAAGCTGTCTTCTATCCATTCCACCCGTCATCACCTTCTCTTTACCAACAGCAAGGTTTTTTGTTTTGCACTGCACAGGCGCATATGCTCGAAAGCGGAACTCACTCTGTTATCGCTCATGCTTTCCCTCGTCCAGGACAAGATTGCGTTTCTGCAGTCAGCGCTCGATGACCCGGCGATTCAGTGGAAGAAGCTCGTTCTTGCACTCTTATGGCTCGTGTACGCTTTCGAGACACTCCTCTCACTTCGACAGTACCGCCTTTACAGCCTGGAAACTCCTCCTGCCACGCTTGCCAGCCATGTCGATTTGGACACCTTCAAGAAATCACAGGTGTATGGCAGAGACAAAGCACGTTTtggcttcttctcgtctGCTGTGAGCCAGCTAATCAGCGTCGCGCTCGTACATTACGACATCTATGCTTGGAGCTGGACGCTTGCCGGCACTATCCTCACTCACTTTGGCCAGAGCGATAGCGAAATTCCGCGGTCGATCGTGTGGATGGTGATCATGTTTGTGATTCGAGAGGTGCCAGGCATGCCACTCACCCTGTACCGCAACTTTGTCATCGAAGAACGACACGGTTTCAACAAGATGACCATCCGCACCTTTGTAACAGACACACTCAAAGAGTGGATGCTTGGATTCGTCATTGGCGTGCCACTCATCTCTGCTTTGCTGTGGATCATCCGATGGGCTGGATCGGCGTTCGTATCGTACGTCGTCGTTTTCCTCTTTAGCTTTCAGATGATCGCAATGGTTCTCTATCCAACCGTCATCCAGCCGCTGTTCAACAAGCTCACTCCGTTGCCCCAGGGTGCTCTTCGAGATCGTGTCGTAGCACTTGCAACGTCACTCAAATTCCCTCTGAAGCACATCTACGTGATTGATGGCAGTAAACGCTCGTCTCACTCGAATGCCTACTTTTTCGGCGTGATTCCCGGCGGCAACAAGCACATTGTCATCTTTGATACACTCATCGAAAAGTCGAGCGCggacgagatcgaagcgGTGCTGGCGCACGAGCTAGGCCACTACGCCAACAACGACCCTACCAAGCTTCTCGTCCTGTCGCAAGTACAGATCTGGTTCACCATGAGTCTCTTTACGCTGTTCATCAACAACGTTTCGCTCTACCGGTCGTTTGGCTTCCAGGTAGGCCCTTCGCTTCTTGAAAAGGTGGCAGGAACGCGCtcgtcgcagctgctcaactATCTTCCTGTGATTATTGGTTTGGAGTTGTTTCAGCTCGTGCTGAATCCGACGGATGCTCTGGTCAAGTTCCTCCTCAACTCGGCGATTCGCAGGATGGAGTATGCTGCCGATCGGTTCGCTGCGACGCTGACTCGACCTGGTCCTACCCGGTCTGAACTGGCTGCGGCCGCCGAATTCAACGCTGACAGCCACAATGCTGCAGTCAAGGTGGATCCAAATCAGAAACAAGAGTatgtcgatctgcttggtAGGGCGCTTATCAAGCTGCATGTGCACAACCTTTCCACGATGCATCACGATCCTCTCTTTTCAGCCTACCACTACTCACATCCCACGTTGGCCGAGCGACTTGACGCTCTGCAAGCTCTACGACCCCATCTCAAAAAGCACAAGTAGCCAAAAGCAAAAGTAGCCTCCGTCACGGCAGAACACAACCTCGCCGCAACCGACGCTACATGGCCACGCGCCAAACCTCGCATCATCTGCAAACGCCGTGCGCCTCTTTGTAACCATCCGAATCCATCATCCTGTCGAGGCTCGCTTCGCATACAGCTATATCCTATCGGACCAGACGTTGGATTGAACAACCAGCTTGATTAAGCCGTGTGACGTGTGCATTAATCTGTGAACGTAAAAAAAAAACGCGTTTCCATTCAAACAAGAACAGGTAACACTGCCTAAATTGCGGGTCTTGGTGGACCAGCTGAGCCAGCGATACCTGTCACGTGCGGGCTTGACACGAGGCGCTCGGGAAGGGAAGACATTTTCGTTGCAGGCGAGGTGAGTGCGGAAATCCCGAGAATCGAGCCGGTTGATGCTCCTCGGCCGTCGGAATCCTCGTTGAGGGCCGTGGATCTCGATGCCTGCTGGATCATTAGCGATGACGAATCGTTTCTGCGCGACATAGGATCGGCAAGTCCAGCGCTGCTTGATCGATTCCACACGGGTAATTGATGATTAGAGATCAGCTTTCGCAACACCCCAGACGCTTCACGTCCGAGCTCCCAGCGTGATGCCCTCACCTCTCTTTCCACCATCTCTAGCACGGCACGTGTGTAGCATTTGCAGTCGACATGTGCAATGTCGTCTGCTGTCTTGGTAGACATGCGTTCCAAAAAGTCGATGCCCTCTGGTTTcattggtggtggtgcagACGGGCGCGAGGTCAAAGCTTCAATGATCCTGGCGTCGCCTCCGATCCGAGTTCTTTCGGCCGAGATCTGTCCGTGCAACGCGCCAGGCGAATTGGGGatggacgagctcaagcttgtGCTAGTATTGTGGTGTGCAGATCCAGGTCTCGTTGCGGTAGCCGAGCCGGACGCCCCCGCTCCAGCGGCGACTTGGTGGTTTGTTTCACCGGCAGTGGAAGCGACACGCGGGATAGTCAAGGCATGGCCGTAGGCCCATATGACGAGAGCGCATAGATATTGGCACCAGCGATGGTGCAAGGCCTCGTCTAGACCAGTTTCGCGGTCAGAAGCTTTGCGCGCAGCTGAGGAGGCCGCAATACTAGCGCTGGTCTCTGCATCGCACGTGCCAGGATAGATTGGCCTTGCCTCCTTGTTACGGACCTCATCGGCGGCTGCGGTAGCAGAAGTAACGGCCTTGAACGTCTGGATGGTGCCGTACGATTCCGTGCCGGCGCCTAGAAGAGAAGTGCGCAAGAAATTGACGGCGTACCAGACGGCGGTTCGACCATCGGTGGTACGCGCCCATTCCTTGACCGACCGGCGTGAGGTATTGAAGGTAGCGCGATCGATGAAGCGGCCAAGCACTGAGGGCAGACCGGCGTAGATCTGAATGTCGATGATATCGGCAAACAAAGCAATTTGAGCTGCGGTAACAAGACTTGGAGTGGCGCGGTGGATGAGGCGTGTGCTCGACTCTTCATCTGCCTTGATGTAAGCAATGTCCATGCGGGCTTGCAAAGAAGAGTAAGCTGCTGAGAGACGGTCTTTCCAGTTGCCGATGCCATTGTCGGGGGCTCGACTACCGCCTGGAGACGACTCTGCACCTAGCAAGACGTTCTGTTTCCATTGAAGATCGTAAGCAATGCTCATCAGGCCGTGCAAAAGCACAAAGCGTGGAAAGGCGTCAAGCTCCTGGGGCGTCTTGGCAGGGCTGAGGCACGCCTTGAGCGCCGGAATGAATGGGCCGGGAGGCTTGTAGCTTGGACGCTTGCGGAATCTGTGCCAAGCTTCGGGCGTGGTTTTGTTccactcgtcgtcgctgcagGGCAAGTTGAGCTGAACCTGGAAAGCAGAGAGCGAAGGAATGTGTCGAAAGATGGTGGCGtgctgcgcatcgagcaTGAATTCGAATAGAGCGATTCGCTTTTTTTCCTCCTCTCTAGCCCAGCTTCTCCAAGATTCTTCCGAGTCGTCAAAGTGAGCTTGGCTGGGGGTGCTGGCGTTGAAGACGGCGTTTCTGCGGGCAAGAGTGATGATAAAGTTGTGGAAGAGGTGTGCCATCTCGTGTTGGGGACGAGTACTCATCAGCTTGCCAAAGCATTCGGTGAGGACGAGCGCCTGGAGCATGGGCAGCGTGGCTCGTGCTGGACGAAAATCCTCGAGACTGACTACGGCGCCCCAGATCTTTTGAGCGATGCGAACGGCGAGCTCATGAGCGGGTAGACCTGCAAAATGCGCTCCAATCACGACGATGGCGCTCAAAAGCATTGGGTCGGTGGTGCTAGCTGCAAAGGTGGGCTCGTGAATGAGCGGATAGAGGCGATTGAACTTGACAAAGAAGAGATAGATGTAGCATCTGAGAGCAGATGGCGTAAAAAGGGGCGAATTGGGAAGCTCGCTGACGGATTGGAGAAAGATGAGAAGTCGGTGGTGCGCGACGGGATCGAGATGATAGGTAACTCGGCTGGGAATATCGGCTTGAAGGGTTGCAAAGTAGGCGAGATCTTCGAGGGCGTTGGGGGTTTCGACTTCGCTGCCGGACAAGAGGATACCGTCAGAGCTCATGCCACGTCCGAAGCTGGAGGCGTCGGCTGCAGTGCCGGATGGAGGTACACTGTTGTGAGAGCCATGTATGTTTCCAAGAAAGCCTCCGAGGCCGTcggagctgcttggcgagaACGCGGAAGTTTGCGAGTGCGGACCGCGTGCGTTGCTGCCAGCAGTGGTAGCTCGGCCGACACTGCCGCCAAAGTTGGAGCCGCCAAAGGGATCGACGCCGTCAAAGAGCCAGCCAAAGTCAGCGGTGTGGTCGACAATGGGTGGCGCAAACGGGAATATGTCCTGATTGGGGGGTGGAAGGGTGGAGGGCGGCCGGGCAACGGCCGGTATGGCGGCAGGGGGTTCAAGGTCAGCCAATGGCATGGCGGCATCTGGACGTGTGGCGTCACGTGAGGCATCGTTCCAGGCAGCCATGTAGGATGCGGATGGAGGTGGAGCATAGCTACCTGCGGATGGGTGACTGGATGTAGAAGCGCCGGGAATCCATCGAAATGGAGCGGCAGCCTgagcatcggcagcagcagcagtggcagcagaaTGGTTGTTTTGAACGTACTCTGATCGTAGATCGGGCTGCGCAGATGCGTCGGGCCAGATCGACTCGTTACGATACGGTGGCGGAGGGTAGGCGGCGTGGTTGGGTGTGGAGGGGGTTTGAGTGGCAAAACCAGACACAGAAGGCTTGGCATCGTGGGGAGCATCTGCGGCTGCCGAGCGATAAGAGGAGGTATCTGCAGGATATGCGTGTAAGGGACGCGTTGCGGGAGGCGACATGGGAGGGTTGTTGGACCAGGCGGCGGCTGAGCCATAtggtgcaggtgcagaCGAGAGTGGTGGAGCATGCGAGGTGGACGTAACGAGGGGAGCAGCAGTAAGGTTTGACCAAGGAGGAGATGCAAGATGCTGTGTTGAGGCGAGGTGGGTGGGATTAGTGGGTAAGTGGTTGGGGTGAATCTGTTGATCCGAGTCTGGATCGTTGCGGTCGCTGTTGTCGTCGgcgtcagcgtcagcatcggcatcagcgtcgtctgcgtcgtcgtcgtcggaaAGGCGATCATGTTGTCGGTTGAGATGGACATGGGAACGGCGGCTGGAGCGAGAAGCAGCGGAAGGTTTGCGTTGCTTGTTagaggcagaagcagacTTGGTGGgagatgaggaggaggcggcTTTGTCATGTAGGTGGTCGTCATTGGCGTCCTTGTTACGGTTGGACCATCTACCGAGGGTCTTGCCGCGGAGGGCATGCCTCTCAAGGTGGCGTACGAGAAGATCTTGACGGACAAAAGTACGGTCGCATTGGTTGCAGCAGAGAACGCGCGCCTGATCGTGGTTGAGCTTGTGACGGAGGAGATGGTCAGGACGCGAGTAACTCTTGGTACAGCCTGGCTGATCACAGGTGTACCTCATCTCGGAGGACGACGATTCTTTGCGAGCCATGCTGGAACCTGGGACGCACCGATGTGGATTCGGACAAACCAAGGCAGCGTGCGTTTGTGAGAGGAATGGATGGTGATGGCAAGCTAGCCGAGGCGAATGGACGAGTGGATAAATGGATGTGGAGCAGAGGAGAGCACTGTATTGCAATCAGTGGGGTGACACCAGAGTCGGTGGGTAAGCGCGGAGTagacgagcagcggcgaAAAGGGCGAGAGGAGAGGGCTGCTGTGATGCGGCGTTCGACGGCGGACCAAGGCGAGAGCTTAagtcggcagcagcgcgagcTAGTATCGGGTCGGAAGGAACGAAGGTCGGGATATGATGCGATGTGATctgatgcgatgcgatgcgatgcgatgcgatgcgcgGGAGCGGGAGCAGTGCAGTGTGATGGGGCAAAGAGAAGCCAAGATTAAGCTTGGCCGCTGGAGAGAGCGCTGATAGAGATGGCTCAGCCGTGTGCTTGGAGgcgagttgtgagtggaGAGGCGAGTCTGCGAAAATGAAGTGACGGAGCgccagagtcacgagtttggTTTGCGCTTTTTTTTGTTTGGGCAAAGTCGAAAGTGGCTGTCAGCAGTGACTCGTTGACAGAAGTGGCTGGCAGGACGACTGGATTGCGCTGCAACGAGCAGAATGGAGCGCTCGTATTTGTTGGAAGGCTTGCGCAAAGAGCAGATGACAGGCTAAAGCGAGGATGCGAGTCAAGATTAGAAACGTGATGGTAGAGTCATTGACATCACCCGCCCAACCCAATGGACGGTGGATAGGCAGCCAAGGTAGCAAGCGAGACAGTGCACTGCACTGTGCGAGATGGAAAGAGGTACAACTCGTGAGTAGGTGGGTGGAGAGCAAGTTGGGCGGAAGCTGGGAAGTGCGCGAATGTGTTGCTAGAGTGTTGAGTGGTAgccatcacgaatcgtgaatcgtgaatgttggcTCCTCGTTCCATACGTGAAAAGTTCAAGTCGCGGACAGTTCAAGGTGGGCGTTGCCGATTCGAGCCGCTCCTTGCTCGCCTGCTATCCttgctccacgctccacgctcgcTTGATCCGAGTGTTCCTAAAGGGTTGGTCAATTTGGTTCGGGATTCCGTGCAGGGCCAACACGACGTGGGCCAAGTGTTGTTCGCTGTGCGCGTCGTAGAGTGCTGCCCACATTGACCATAAAATCACGAAAACTCGTTTTTCGGAttcaattcgtgattcgagaaaccagaatcgcgaatcgaaATGGATGAATTCGTTTAATTGGTAGAAAACCCTCTATCTTGACGATGCATcaatttacgattcacgcttcgtgatttgcaCCTTtgtaagtcgtgagtcgtgagtcgtgagtcgatCGGGTTGATAAGAAATCGGGCTCGAACCCGCGCAGCTACAACTGAGCCAAAAGTGTCAGTCACGCCAGCCAAGCGTTTTCGGACGAGGTGAGAGCCTCGGCATCAGCGCAGTTACGGGGTTCCTCACCGAGCTTTCCACAGTAGCCGATGCTGCGAAGCAACGATGCAGCGATGAAAGCTGTTATGGTGGTGCTGACGAAGCGCTTCTGCAACGTGCCATGGTGATCGAAGCCAGAGTCACGACTCATGCGTCTTGCTTTGCACGCTCAGACGTGGTAGCTTAGATAGCAAGGATCTCTGCACGGACGACaggttcacgattcgcgctTGCACTCGTGGTGAGGGTTCGTTAAAGTGGTCCAAAGTAGGATAATGCAACATGGTGCATGGCTGTAGAGGCTGTCAGCGCACACACACCTACACACACTCAGCTTCTCCACTCGACACGTGCGACTCGTGAAGAGGTTCGGATGACAGTTGGAATGCGTTGGTCGGCTTGGTCCCGACGTTATCTCGagtgagtggtgagtgagCGAGTGCACCCGGGCCTGTTCGTGTTCCAATCCAAATTCAATTCATCgctcgcattcgtgatttgtcGTTGGGTAGACACTTCATGACTGGACTGTGACACTCatccgaatcacgaatcaaatCTACTGTATCGTGTAGTCACGACTAGTTATCATAAAAACCAGGCATCAGAGCCCATGTAAAGTCAAGTGTTTGAGAAATTCGGTaaatattcgtgattgataAATTCAGCTCACAACCCTAAGTCAGGACTCAggactcacactcgtgactggagCGAGGTAGAGATAGCGTCAAGTCACAGTATATCTCAACGCACGCACGCCTGTGGATAGGCATCGTGATTAACACACGATATCCAAGCATGGCCAAACAAATATCGAGTGGATCCTGTTGGCACTACTCGTGATTGACTCCTCTCTTCTacatcatcgtcgtcgctcctcgtcgagccgGCTCTCTTCCATTGCGACTCTACTCGCATACACCGCTTATCGCTTACATTGGTCGTCATTCTCTTGCTCCTTGGCGGCTCCAATGACACTCTAGCGTACTGCCGTTGCTATCATCCCTCTTGTCGCCTTCTCGTTTTGATCGACCTACATCTTCGATCGCTCGATTACAGCATCGCTGCGCCTTCACCTCTTTTGGCGCAGCTCTTCTGTCTCTTGCTCGTTCACCTCGGTCCGCACCGTGCTTTCACCTGCCACCGCAGCCTCGTTCCAACATGGTCAAGTTTCCAATCATGGTCTCNNNNNNNNNNNNNNNNNNNNNNNNNNNNNNNNNNNNNNNNNNNNNNNNNNNNNNNNNNNNNNNNNNNNNNNNNNNNNNNNNNNNNNNNNNNNNNNNNNNNAGCCTCTTCAGAGACGTCGAGATGTACGCTTCCCTTCCGCCGATTATGTGCCACTCTGGAATCTGTCAACCACCTCAAGCCCGCTCGAGCACTGCATCGAGACTCTCTCAATCTGTCCCACTTCCCCCTCCAGTCCTCCAACCTTTCGCCCATATTCCCTTCGGATTCCCATCAATCTGCTCGACTCTACCTCTCCCACCACCCATGCACGCCTCGACACCCTTGGCTCCTCGGCTTTCAGCAGCTTGACTCCAAGCGTCTCTGACACCTCCAGGGTGCTCCCGTTGGCCCATCCTTTCATCCACGATGCCGACTCGGCCGACGACACCAACACGTCGGCATGGCAgccatcttcctcctcgtccaacTCATCCCGTTCCTCCCAcagctcctcttcgtcctcttcctcccGTCCACCTACTCCATCCCTTTCTGCACGCCCAAACCtcgccacctcgaccgcaCAGCAGGATTCGTCCGGCAACCACGGCAGTGGATCCAGTACGCCCACGCAAAACAattctctctctccctaTCAGATCGAGAGTGCACTTCTTGGCCCCTCCTCGCTCCTAACCACAGCCGCACGAGGTAACTACCAACAGCGTCGCGGTGCCGCCGCACCGGCGTGTCCCCAATCATCCGAAACCGACCACCCGGCTCCCCTCTGGACCGGCTCGGTCGCTTCACCAAAGCATCGCACGCTCCACTACTCGTTTGAGCACGGCGCCTATGGAATCCCCAAACGCCATCCCTGGGCAGCTGTTCGCGGCAATGGCAAGCGCGTCCAATCACCCCCTAAGCCAGCTGCCCGCTCAGGCGCCGTAGGCATGCtagctgcggctgctgacTTTCTTACCGGCTCTGCATCCGCTTCGGCTCCAGCAACGCCCAAACAGAAGCTAGGTGGCGAAACGCTCGTCGCACAGGATGGTCGTCGCCTTGGCCTCAATTCGCCCATTCGTGAGCACGGTCGCATCGTACAGGATCGATTGCAATCCGTCCAGGTTGGCGAAGACGCTTACTTCCTGCGTCCCGACTCCATCGGTGTAGCAGATGGTGTCGGAGGCTGGGCCTCGCGCGCCGGAGCTGATCCAGCCCTCTTCTCCCGCCTTCTCATGCACTTCTGCGCTGCAGAACTTAGCAAATTCGACGATCTTAGCGCAGATGAATTGGCCGCTCACGGTGGTAAGAAGCTGCGCGAGTGGGACCAACTCGACCCTGTCGAAGTCATGCACGTGGCCTGGGAGCGATGCGTCCGCGCATCACGGCGTGAAGGCATCCTCGGTTCATCAACCGCGCTACTTGCCGTTCTTCGAGGAGACGAGCTTCGCATCGCCAACCTGGGCGACTGCGTTCTGCTCATCATCCGCGCAGGCGAGCTTCTCTTCCGTTCCACCGAGCAACAACATTCCTTCAACTTTCCCGTTCAGCTAGGCATGATGGGTCACACCGCAGAGAGCGTCACCATCGCAGCCAATCGCACCCTTGCCCGCGATGGCTTCCTACAGTCTGGCGCTTCCGACGATTTGGACGATAACGCTCCTAACCCGCTCGGCACCTCCACAGCCGAATCCATGGATGAAGCACGTAAGAGCCTATCACAAGCATCTGCGGCCACCGATGGCGAAGACGCCGAAGAGGCTGACTGGGATGAGCCGCGTCGTGACGCTGGTCGATGGACTGTCAAGGTGCAAACAGGTGACATCATCATTGTAGGCAGCGACGGTTTAGTGGACAATCTCTTTGACGAAGACATTGTAGAGGAGGTGCTCAAGTTTGCTCCGCCGCCTACCTCGTCCCAATCCATTCCCGAACATGACCTAGCCTCGCTCGAAAACGGCAATCGCACCATAGAGGGACAGCACGACTACCGCCTGCCAGACGACTTTTGCCCACAGCTGGTCTCTGAGGCGCTCTGTTCTCGTGCCAAGGCGGTTTCTGAAGATTCGCGAGCCGTCAGCTCTCCCTTCCAACAGCGCGCCATGGAGGAAGGTCTACATTATGTAGGTGGCAAGCACGATGACATCTCGGTCGTCGTTGCCGTTGTGGGTGATCCCTCGGAACGCCTCAATCGGGCTAGTTACCCCGTCGTATCCGATCAGGACAGCTCAGTTCCGGCGCAAGCAGGGGCATCTAGGCGCTGACCAGCGCTCAGCATCCGTTTCCGTCTAGCCTGTATCTTGACTCATCTCAAACCCCTCCTAGGCACTCAGCGACGAGCACTCCAGCGCCGTCATCAATTTTGTATCTTGCACTTTTAGCTCTCGGATGCCTTCTGTCTCTTCGGCTGGATTCAATCACACTTGCAAAAGCGCAGACTCAAGCGTGACAGTGGTGCAAGTGGGATGGTG encodes the following:
- a CDS encoding putative zinc metallo-protease; this translates as MLSLVQDKIAFLQSALDDPAIQWKKLVLALLWLVYAFETLLSLRQYRLYSLETPPATLASHVDLDTFKKSQVYGRDKARFGFFSSAVSQLISVALVHYDIYAWSWTLAGTILTHFGQSDSEIPRSIVWMVIMFVIREVPGMPLTLYRNFVIEERHGFNKMTIRTFVTDTLKEWMLGFVIGVPLISALLWIIRWAGSAFVSYVVVFLFSFQMIAMVLYPTVIQPLFNKLTPLPQGALRDRVVALATSLKFPLKHIYVIDGSKRSSHSNAYFFGVIPGGNKHIVIFDTLIEKSSADEIEAVLAHELGHYANNDPTKLLVLSQVQIWFTMSLFTLFINNVSLYRSFGFQVGPSLLEKVAGTRSSQLLNYLPVIIGLELFQLVLNPTDALVKFLLNSAIRRMEYAADRFAATLTRPGPTRSELAAAAEFNADSHNAAVKVDPNQKQEYVDLLGRALIKLHVHNLSTMHHDPLFSAYHYSHPTLAERLDALQALRPHLKKHK
- a CDS encoding uncharacterized protein (related to C2H2 zinc finger protein) gives rise to the protein MARKESSSSEMRYTCDQPGCTKSYSRPDHLLRHKLNHDQARVLCCNQCDRTFVRQDLLVRHLERHALRGKTLGRWSNRNKDANDDHLHDKAASSSSPTKSASASNKQRKPSAASRSSRRSHVHLNRQHDRLSDDDDADDADADADADADDNSDRNDPDSDQQIHPNHLPTNPTHLASTQHLASPPWSNLTAAPLVTSTSHAPPLSSAPAPYGSAAAWSNNPPMSPPATRPLHAYPADTSSYRSAAADAPHDAKPSVSGFATQTPSTPNHAAYPPPPYRNESIWPDASAQPDLRSEYVQNNHSAATAAAADAQAAAPFRWIPGASTSSHPSAGSYAPPPSASYMAAWNDASRDATRPDAAMPLADLEPPAAIPAVARPPSTLPPPNQDIFPFAPPIVDHTADFGWLFDGVDPFGGSNFGGSVGRATTAGSNARGPHSQTSAFSPSSSDGLGGFLGNIHGSHNSVPPSGTAADASSFGRGMSSDGILLSGSEVETPNALEDLAYFATLQADIPSRVTYHLDPVAHHRLLIFLQSVSELPNSPLFTPSALRCYIYLFFVKFNRLYPLIHEPTFAASTTDPMLLSAIVVIGAHFAGLPAHELAVRIAQKIWGAVVSLEDFRPARATLPMLQALVLTECFGKLMSTRPQHEMAHLFHNFIITLARRNAVFNASTPSQAHFDDSEESWRSWAREEEKKRIALFEFMLDAQHATIFRHIPSLSAFQVQLNLPCSDDEWNKTTPEAWHRFRKRPSYKPPGPFIPALKACLSPAKTPQELDAFPRFVLLHGLMSIAYDLQWKQNVLLGAESSPGGSRAPDNGIGNWKDRLSAAYSSLQARMDIAYIKADEESSTRLIHRATPSLVTAAQIALFADIIDIQIYAGLPSVLGRFIDRATFNTSRRSVKEWARTTDGRTAVWYAVNFLRTSLLGAGTESYGTIQTFKAVTSATAAADEVRNKEARPIYPGTCDAETSASIAASSAARKASDRETGLDEALHHRWCQYLCALVIWAYGHALTIPRVASTAGETNHQVAAGAGASGSATATRPGSAHHNTSTSLSSSIPNSPGALHGQISAERTRIGGDARIIEALTSRPSAPPPMKPEGIDFLERMSTKTADDIAHVDCKCYTRAVLEMVEREVRASRWELGREASGVLRKLISNHQLPVWNRSSSAGLADPMSRRNDSSSLMIQQASRSTALNEDSDGRGASTGSILGISALTSPATKMSSLPERLVSSPHVTGIAGSAGPPRPAI